A stretch of DNA from Micromonospora peucetia:
CGCCTGCGTACGCCGACCGGCTGACCGCCGGGCGGTCAGCGGGCGCGGAGGCCGTCCAGGACGCCGTCGACGATCCGCTCGGCGAGGGTCGCCTCGTCAAGGTCGGGGTGCCAGCGCATCACCCGCTGCACCAGCATCGGGCCGGTCAGCATCGCCATGGCCACCTCGACGTCGAGATCCGCGCGGAGCTCGCCGGAGCGCACCCCGCGCCGCAGCACCTCGCGCATCATCTCGCGCCGGGGCTCGATGATGTTCTGGTAGAGCTGGTACTGCTCGGGGCTGCGGTTGACCTCCGGCACCAGGCAGGGCATGATCCGCGCCGCCCGCGGGTCGATGTGGTGGCCGACCGCGCCGACCAGCAGGATCAGGTCGTCGCGGACCGGGCCGCCGGTGGGCTCCGGCGGGGTGCCCTTGAGCGTTCGCAGGGCGTCGCGCAGCAGCGCCTCCTTGCCCGGCCAGCGGCGGTAGATGGTCGCCTTGCCGACCCCGGCGCGGGCGGCGATCGCCTCGATCGAGATCGCCTCGATCGTGCTGCCCTCGGCGAGCAGGTCGAGGGTCGCCTCGATGATCGCCTCGGCCGCGCGGACGCTCCTCGGCCGCCCGGGCGGCCGAGGAGCGTCCGCGGTGGAAGTCATGTCGGACATTGTTCCCGAAGCTAGGCGGTCCCGGCCAACTCGGGTTCCTCCACCGCCGCCGGCGCTCCCGCCGGTGTGGCGGGACGGCCGGGCATCCAGCGCAGCACCACGAGGATGCCGAGCGCGGCGATGGCGGCGGCGAGGCCCGCCGCCCAGTGCATCGCGGCCAGGAAGGCGTCGTCGGCGACCGCGATCAGCTGCGGCGCCGCCGGCCCGAGCTGACCCGCCGCGGCGTACGCGCCGGAGATGGACTCACCGGCCGCCTCCCGCGCCCCGGCGGGCAGGTCCCGCAGGGCGGGGTCGACGTCGGCGCGGTAGATCGCGGAGAGCACCGACCCGAGCACCGCCACGCCGAGCGCGCCGGCCACCTGCCGGACCGTGTTGCTGACCGCCGAGCCGACGCCGGCCTTCTCCCGGGGCAGCGCGGACATGATGGACTCCGTGGCCGGGGGCATGATGTTGGCCATCCCGGCGCCTTGGAGGAAGAAGACGACCAGCACCACCCAGATCGGGGTGGTCGCGTCGACGAAGGCGAACGCGCCGAGCGCGACCACGGTCAGCGCCAGCCCGACCGTCGCGACGGCCCTGCCCCCGTACCGGCGGACCATCGCCGCGCTGCTCGGGGCGAAGATGAGCTGGGCGACGGCGAGGGGCAGGTAGAGCAGGCCGGTCTCCAGCGGGCTGAAGCCGCGCACCAGTTGCAGGTAGAACGAGCTGAAGAACATCACGCCCATCGCGGCGAAGAAGATCAGCCCGACGATGGCCACCGGAGCGGCGAAGCGGGGCACCCGGAACAGCCGTACGTCCAGCGACGGGTGGTCGGTGCGCCGCTCGTACGCGACGAACCAGGCCAGCACCGCCAGGCCGCCGAGGATCGCGGTCCAGACCAGCGGGCGGCCGAAGCCGTGCTCGCCGCCGTCGATGATGCCGTACGTCAACGCGACGAGCCCGACCACCGACAGCAGCACGCCGACGACGTCGACCCGGCCCGGATCCGGGTCCCGCGACTCGGGGACCAGCAGCGCCACCAGCACCACGCCGAGCGCCACCACCGGCACGTTGATCAGGAAGACCGAGCCCCACCAGTAGTGCTCCAGCAGCGCGCCGCCGAGGATCGGGCCGATGGCCACGGCTAGGCCGACCGCGCTGGCCCAGACCCCGATCGCTCGGCCCCGCTCGCGGGGGTCGAACACGTTGGAGATGATCGAGAGCGTGACCGGCATGATGGCCGCGCCGCCGATGCCCATCAGGGCGCGGGCCGCGATCAGTTGCGCGGGGCTCTGCGCGTACGCCGACAGCAGCGACGCCAGGCCGAAGAGCACCAGGCCGATCAGCAGGAAGCGCCTGCGCCCGGCGCGGTCGCCGAGCACCCCGAAGGTGAACAGCAGGCCGGCGAAGACCAGCGTGTAGGAGTTGATCGACCACTCCAGCTCGCCCTGGCTCGCGCCGAGGCCGTGCACCGGGTCGGCGAGCGTCCGCAGCGCGACGTTGAGGATCGTGTTGTCCAGGACGACCACGAGGAGGCTGATCACCAGCACCCCGAGAATCGCCCACCTCCTCGGGTGTCCGGTGTTCTCGTGCGGTGACATCTTCGCGTGCTCCCCCCGGGTCCCGTTTCGAGACGGGTCAGACTCGTAATGCAGGTGTCAGCGTAGGCGGGCGATTATCGATACGGAACCGATCCGTATCTTATGTGACAGCGGTCACTCGCGCCCCTCTTCACGGTTGCCGCGTCGGTTCGTCACGGCTGTCCGTCGGGGGTTTCGCCCAGCAGGTGGCATCGGGTCGCGGATGGGGCGGGTGTCCGGTTTCGGGGTGTGACCGGGGGCATCGTGGGGGCGGAATCGTGGCCGGCCCGGAGTCGTTACACCATGCGTACGACCGAGCAAGGCCACGCCGACAGGCTGGTGCGCGAGGCCCGGAATGATGGCGGGCCGCCGGTCGTTACACATGGTCCCGGCCGACGTGCGGGCATCCCCCGCCAAGAGCCTGGCTTTCCGGCCCACCCGGGTCGGCCTGATCTTTCCTTCGGCCGAGACGCCGGAGATCCCCCAGTTTGTTGAGCGCCGGACGGTGCTTGCATCCGCGCGTGTACCCGGTCCCCCTCGGGTGTGCGGGTGCCAACCCCCGAATGGAGCATCCTCATGAACTCGATCATCCGTAACAGCGTTCTTGGTATCGCCGGTCTCGCGTTCGCCGGTGGTGTGGCTGCTGGCCCGCTGACCGACACCCACACCCCGACCGTGGACACCACGCCCGTCGCTGCCATGGCGGTGCAGGCCGACAAGCCGGCCGTGGACAAGGCCAAGCTGATCCCGCACGGTGTGCAGGGTGCGCAGTCGCGTATCGACCTGTCGGACGAGCAGGTCGCCAGCACGAAGGCGATCATCGCGGCCACGAAGAAGGCCGGCATGGACGAGCGGGCCGCCGTGGTGTCGATCGCGACGGCGTTGCAGGAGTCGAAGCTGGAGAACCTGGGTCATCTGGGTGACCGCAACGACCACGACTCGCAGGGTCTGTTCCAGCAGCGCCCGTCGAGTGGTTGGGGCACGGTCGAGCAGATCACCGACCCCGAGTACTCCACGACGGCGTTCCTGAAGGGCCTGAAGCAGGTCGACGGCTGGCAGGACATGCCGCTGACCAAGGCCGCCCAGACCGTGCAGGTGTCGGCGTACCCCGACCACTACGCGCAGTGGGAGCAGCAGGCCGCCGACCTGGTCGCCAAGCACTGGAACAGCTGACAACCCAACACAGACCTTCCACGCAAGGGGGACCGCTGGCCGGCACCGAACTCAGGTGCCGGCCAGCGGCACATCCACACCAGCGGCCGGCGCCCCGACACAGGGTGCCGGCCGTCGGCATACCCGGGCGAGGTGCTCCCGGCGCTGGTGGCGGAAAGCCGGCACCGACAGCGGCGGGAGCAGGCGGCAACTGCGGCGTACAGCGCGTCGTCAGGGGCCGCGCACCCCGCCCCGCCTGCGCCTCGCCTTGACGGGCGCCCCTAGGGTGATGGCCCACTCCCCTCGAAAGGTGCCGAGCGAAATGCCCTTCGGCTTCACTGTTGCGATCATCTTTGCCGTCGCGCTGGCGATCTCCGGCCTGCTCGCGGTCGCCGCTCCGAACAGGTCTACGAAGCGGGCCGCCACGCTGGCGGCGCTCGGCTGCCTCGTCGGCACGGCGGTGTTCGTCGTCGGCTCCAGCGCCCACTCCGTGCCGATCCGCTCGGTCGGGATCGTCACCAGCTTCGGCAAGCCGACGGGCAAGGTCACCGGCTCCGGCCTGAAGTGGGTCGCCCCCTGGCAGAAGGTCGGCGAGTGGGACGCGGGCCGGCAGAAGTACGACCACATCGGCGGCGACCACTGCGTCCGGGTCCGCACCGGCACGCTCGCCGACGCCTGCGTCGAGGTGCTCGTCGAGTGGCAGGTGAAGCCGGAGAACGCGCCGAAGCAGTTCATGGACTACAAGGGCGACTTCGACAGCTTCCGGGGTCAGCGGGTGGGCGTCCAGCTCGACAGCGCCGTCAACGACGCCTTCGCCACGTACAACCCGCTGGAGAAGATCGACTCGAGCACCGGCAGCCTGAACGTGGACCTGAAGCCCTTCGCGGAGAGCATCAAGGCCAGCGCGGAGACGCGGCTCTCCAACGACGTCGACATCCTGTCGGTCACGATCACCCGGGTCAACCACGACGACAAGACCGAGGGCAACATCAAGGCCTTCCAGGACAAGCTCGCCCAGACCCGCAACCTGGAGCAGGACCGGAAGAACGCCGCCATCCAGAAGCAGATCACCGAGACGAACGCGAAGGTCGACAAGGTGTCGCGGTGCCTGGAGATCGCCGAGCGCAACGGCAGCAACCCCGGCCTCTGTATCAACCCCGGGATCATCACCGGCGCCAAGTGACGGCCGACCGGCGCTGACCCCGCCCCGGACGCGCCCCGATTCAGCCGGTGAGCGCGTCCAGGGCGAGGTCGACGTCATCCTCGGTCGAGTAGACGTGGAAGGACGCCCGGATCCGGCCGGCGCGGACCGCCGCCCGGACGCCGGCCCGCTCCAGCCGCTCCGCCGCGCCGGGCACCTCCACGGTGACGATCGCGCTGTCCCCCGGCGGCCGGCCCAGCCCGGCTAGGAACCGGTTGGCCAGCGCGACGTCGTGCGCCTGCACGGCCGGCACGCCGATCTCGGCGACCAGTTCCAGGGCGGGGGCCGTGCCGACCCAGCTGAACCAGGCCGGCGAGATGTCGAACCGGCGGGCGTCGTCGGCCAGGCGCAGTGGCGGGCCGTAGTAGGAGGCGTGCGGGTCGTCGCCCGCGTACCAGCCGGCGGCATCGGGACGCAGCCGCTCGCGCAGCGCGGGCGCGAGATAGGCGAATGCCGAGCCGCGCGGAGCCATCAGCCACTTGTACGCCCCGACCACGACCACGTCGGCGAGGCCCGCCTCGAACGGCAGCCAGCCGCATGCCTGGGTGGCGTCGACGGCGACGAGCGCGCCGTGCGCCCGGGCCGCCGCGACGATCTCGTCGTACGCGGCGATCGCGCCGTCGGCCGACTGCACCAGGCTGAACGCGACCAGGTCGGTGTCGGCGTCAATCGCGTCGACCAGCCCGGCCAACGGCACGGTGCGCACCCGGACGCCCCGCTCGGCCTGCACCAGCCACGGGAAGAGGTTGGAGGTGAACTCGACCTCCGGCACCACGACGGTCGCGCCGGCGGGCAGGGCGGCGGCGACCGGGGCCAGCAACTGGGACACCGTGCTGCCGACCGCGATGTCGGCGACCGGCACCCCGACCAGACCGGCGAAGGCGGCCCGGGACCGCTCGGTGGCCTGGCCCCAGCCCTCCCACGACGTACTCCCCGCCCGCCAGTCGGCCAACGCCTCCTGCACCGCGTCCCACGCCGGCTGGGGCGGCAGCCCGAAACTGGCGGTGTTCAGCCAACCCGGCTGCGGCTGCCACAACTTCTGCGCCTGTGCGATCTCCATGCCGCCGAGGCTAGTCAGCCGGGCCGCGCACCGGGACGGCCAATTCCGCGCTCACGGCCCCGACGCCCGTAGGTGCGTGCGGTGCGCCTCCCCGGCGGGCACGGTCGTGCCACATTCGCCGCAGGTCCGCCCGACCGGGTTGTTGGTCCGGTGGGACGCTGTCGAGCTGCCCCGTCGACGGGGCAGGTGTCAGTCGAGGCGGTCGGCGCGGTGTAGTAGGTACCGCCGCTCGACCTGGTTGTCCGTCAGGATGGCCGCCTCGCGGTACAGGGTCGCCGCGTCGGCCGCGTCGCCGGTCATCTCGCGCAGGTGGGCGCGCACCGCGCGTTCCCGCTGCCGGGTCAGCGGTTCCCGATCCAGTCGGAAGCGCCGGTTGAGGTCGTCGAGCAGGGCCAGTCCCCGGACCGGGCCGTACGCCCGGGCCACCGCGACCACCCGACTCAGCCGGACCGGCGCGGTGGGGTTCAGCCGTTCGAGCCACAGGTACAGTGCCGCGATCTGTGGCCAGTCGGTGCTCTCCGGCGACGCGGCGGCGGCGTGTACGGCCGCGACTGCCGCCTGCAACTGGTACGGGCCCACCTCGCGCCGGTTCCAGACGCTGTCGATCAGCGCGGTGCCCTCGCGGATCAGGTCGGGATTCCACCGCGTCCGGTCCTGCTCGTCCAGCGGCACCAGTTCCTCGTCGTGGCCGGTACGGGCGGCCCGCCGCGACTCGGTGAGCAGCATCAGCGCGAGCAGTCCGGTCACCTCGGCGTCGTCCGGCAGGGAATCGCGGAGCATCCGGGTCAGCCGGATCGCCTCACGGGTCAGGTCCACGCGGGCGAGTTCGGCACCGGCGGAGGCCGTGTAACCCTCGTTGAACACGAGGTAGAGCACCTGCGTCACGGCGACCATCCGAGTGTGTCGGTCGGCGGCGGTCGGCGGGGTGAAGCGGGCGCCGGCGCGGGCCAACTGCTGTTTGGCGCGACTGATCCGGGTACCCATCGTGGCTTCGGTCGTCCCGTGGGCGTGTGCGATCTCGGCGGTCGTCAGACCGCCCACCGCGCGCAGCGTGAGCGCGACCTGGGAGGTGGTACTCAGCGCCGGATGGCAGCAGAGCAGCAGCAGGGTGAGGCTGTCGTCGGTCTCCGGCGGAGGGCACGCCCGGCGGGCCGGCTCCCGCATGGCCAGCTCGGCCACTCCGGCCTCCCGCTCGCGCCGGCGCCGGGCCTGGTCGGAGCGGAGCAGGTCGACCATCCGCCGGTAGCCGATCCGGATCAGCCAGCTGCGCGGGTTCTCCGGCATGCCGTCGACCGGCCACGCCCGGCTCGCGGTGAGCAGCGCCTCCTGCACGGCGTCCTCGGCGACGTCGAAGTGGCCGAAGCGCCGCACCAACGCCCCGAGCACCTGCGGCGCCTCCGTACGCAGCAGGTGCTCGACGTCCGCGGTCATGCCGGTCCCCCGCTCGTACCCTCTCCCGGACGTCCGCTCGCGCCGGGCGCGGGCTCGCGCGGGTGGGTCATGCCGTGAAGTCCTCGCCCATGATCGGTCGTACCTCGATCGGCTCGCCCAGCACCTCGACGATCCGCGAGGCGATCTCGACAGCCCGTTCCCGGCTCGCCACGTCGATCACGGCGAAACTGGCCAGCACCTCCTTGAGCTCGGCGAACGGTCCGTCGGTCGCGACCACGCCACCCGGGGTCGGGCGGACGGTGGCGCTGACCACCGGGTGGCCGAGGCCCTCGCTGCCGACGTACTCGCCGGTCTCGGTGAGCTCCCGCTCGAACTCCTGGTACGCGGCGAACGCCGCCATCGCCTCCTCGGACGGGACGTCGGCGGTCGCGGCGTCCCAGGCGGCGGCCGGCGTGTAGCTGAGCAGCAGGTACTTCATGGGTCCTCTTCCTGGTCGGGAGTGGCTGACGGTACGTGGGGTCAGGCGGAGCGGCGCAGGGACAGCGCGAGGACGGTCGTCCAGGTGAAGGCGACCAGCCCGTTCACGGCGATCTGGATGCTCATCCGGTCCGGCGACATGGGCAGCAGCAGGACGAGCGCGGCGAGGCCACTCAGCACGGCCGGCAGCACGGCCCGGCGGCGCACGCACCGGACGGCCAGCACGATCGCGGCGACGGCCAGCGCGGTGAAGGCGACGGTCGCCGCGGTCGAGTGCGCGACGCCGTGCCAGGACATCCGGTCGGCCGGACCGTCGGGGGTGCCGGCCGGGAAGCCGTGCTCCGGATCCATGGTGAACAGACCGGCGGCGACCAGGCCGGCGCCGAAGATCCCGACGAGGATCGGCAGCGCCCGCCGGCCGACCCCCTCGGTGAGGGTGCGCCTGATCCCGGCGGCCAGCGCCAGCCCGCCGAGGCCGGCGAGCACGAACGTCGTGATCTGGATCCAGCCGAGGCTGCCGGTGGCGAGCTGGCTGATCGGGTGCCGGGTGATGTCGAAGCCCTCCCGGGTCAGCATCTGGGCGGCGGCCGAGGCGAAGAAGACCGGCCCGGCGAGGGCACCGGCGAGCAGCAGATGGTCGGGCGAGCGGCGGACGGTGGGGGCGGCGAGGGGGGCCATGGGTTCCTCCTTGGTGGGTTCCTGCCGCTACCTCGTGGCCGGGCCCGGGATCTCGACACGACCGGACAGTGACCGGGGTCACCTCCGGTACGGGTCGAGACCCGCCGGCCGCCTCCGAGGTACCGGCAACAACCCACCGAGGAGGACGAGATGTCTGAGACCCATCAGCCGAGCGTCGAACTGAAGGCCCTGGACCGCCTGGTCGGCACCTGGACGGTCACCGGCGGCGCCGAGGGCACCGTGACGTACGAATGGATGGACGGCGGGTTCTTCCTGCTCCAGCGCGTCGCGCTCACCCAGTTCGGCCAGCCCGTCACCGGCCTGGAGGTGATCGGTAACCTGCGCCCGTTCGGTGAGCCGGCGAGCGCGGACGTGATGTCGCGGTTCTACGACTCGACCGGCAACACCCTCGACTACGTCTACGAACTGACCGGCGACACGCTGACCATCTGGGGCGGCGCGAAGGGCAGCCCGGCGTACTACCGGGGCACGTTCAGCGCCGACGGCACGACGGTCGCCGGCGAGTGGGTCTATCCCGGCGGGGGCGGCTACCCCTCGGCCATGACCCGGGTCTGACCCCGGCCCGCCTCGCCGGCCGGAACGGCGTGCGGCTCCGGAAGGAGACCGACACACCCCGGCCGGCGGGTGGCGGCGTCAGCTGACGTTGGCGGGGCCGAGGACGCTCTTCAGGTCGCCCATCAGCGCGGTGGTGGCCGCCACCCTGAACGGCCCCAGCCGCAGGGTGGTGGTCCGGCCGCCGTTGAGCAGCTTGACGTGCACCTCGGTGTCGCCCGGGTGCAGCACCAGGGTCTCCTTGAGCAACTCCACCAGCGGCGGGGTGCACCGGTGCACCGGGATGGTCAGGGTGATCGGCTTGCTCCCCGGGCTGCTGCTGACGTCCGGCATGGACATGTCCATCGCCATGATCCGAGGGGTGTCGTCGCGCCGGTCCACCCGCCCCTTGACCACCACGATGGCGTCCTCGGCGATGTACTGCCCGATCACCTCATAGGTGTTGGGGAAGAAGAGGGCCTCCACGCCGCCGGCGAGGTCCTCCAGGGTGGCCGACGCCCAGGCCCGGCCCTGCTTGGTGACCCGCCGCTGCACCCCGGAGAGGATGCCGGCGAGGGTGACCACGGCCCCGTCCGGGACGGTGCCGTCCTCGGACAGGGAAGCGATGGTGCAGTCCGCCGCCGCGCCGAGGACGTGCTCCAGACCGAAGAGCGGGTGGTCGGAGACGTACAGGCCGAGCATCTCGCGTTCGAAGGCGAGCTTGTCGCGCTTGTCCCACTCCCCGTCGCCGATCACCGGCATCACCGTCGTGCTGTTGGCGTCCGAGTCGCCGAAGCCGGCGCCGAAGAGGTCGTACTGGCCGACGGCCTCCTTGCGCTTGACGTCGGCGTACGCGTCGATCGCCTCCGCGTGCACCACGAGCAACGCCTTGCGGGAGTGCTTGAGCGAGTCGAACGCTCCGGCCTTGATCAGCGATTCGATGGTCTTCTTGTTGCAGACCACCGCGTCGACCTTCGACAGGAAGTCGTAGAAGTCGGCGTAGTCGCCCTTCTCCTCCCGGCAGCGCATGATCGCCGCCACCACGTTGGCGCCGACGTTGCGTACCGCGCCCAGGCCGAACCGGATCTCCTTGCCGACCGGGGTGAACGGCCCGGCGGAGGTGTTCACGTCCGGCGGCAGCACCTGGATGCGCATCCGGCGACACTCCGCCAGGTAGAGCGCCATCTTGTCCTTGTCGTCGCCGACGGAGGTGAGCAGCGCCGCCATGTACTCGGCCGGGTAGTGCGCCTTCAGGTACGCGGTCCAGTACGACACCAGGCCGTACGCCGCCGAGTGCGCCTTGTTGAAGGCGTACCCGGCGAACGGGACCAGCACATCCCACACCGCCTGGATGGCCCCGTCGGAGTAGCCGCGCTCGCGGCAGCCGTCCCGGAACGGAATGAACTCCTTGTCGAGGATCTCCTTCTTCTTCTTGCCCATCGCCCGGCGCAGCAGGTCGGCCTGCCCGAGGCTGTAGCCGGCGAGGATCTGCGCGGCGCGCTGCACCTGCTCCTGGTAGACGATCAGGCCATGGGTCGGCGCGAGGATCTCCCGCAGCGGATCCTCCAGCTCCGGGTGGATCGGGGTGACTTCCTGGAGCCCGTTCTTGCGCAGCGCGTAGTTGGTGTGCGAGTCGGCACCCATCGGGCCGGGCCGGTACAGCGCGATGACGGCGGAGATGTCCTCGAAGTTGTCCGGCTTCATCATCCGCAGCAGGGAGCGCAGCGGCCCCCCGTCGAGCTGGAACACGCCCAGGGTGTCGCCCCGGGCCAGCAGCTCGTAGGCGACCTTGTCATCCAGCGGCAGCTCCAGCAGGTCGAGCTTGCGACCGTGGTTGAGCTCGATGTTCTTCACCGCGTCGTCGATGATGGTCAGGTTGCGCAGGCCGAGGAAGTCCATCTTCAACAGCCCGAGCGACTCGCACGTCGGGTAGTCGAACTGGGTGATGATGACCCCGTCGGAGTCCCGGCGCATCAGCGGGATGTGGTCGATGATCGGCTCGGCGGACATGATCACGCCGGCGGCGTGCACGCCGGTCTGCCGGATCAGCCCCTCGATGCCCCGGGCGGTGTCGATGACCTTCTTGACGTCCGACTCGGCCTCGTACATGCCCCGGAGCTCGCCGGCCTCGGCGTAGCGGGGGTGCTTGGGGTCGAAGATGCCCTCCAGGGGG
This window harbors:
- a CDS encoding TetR/AcrR family transcriptional regulator yields the protein MSDMTSTADAPRPPGRPRSVRAAEAIIEATLDLLAEGSTIEAISIEAIAARAGVGKATIYRRWPGKEALLRDALRTLKGTPPEPTGGPVRDDLILLVGAVGHHIDPRAARIMPCLVPEVNRSPEQYQLYQNIIEPRREMMREVLRRGVRSGELRADLDVEVAMAMLTGPMLVQRVMRWHPDLDEATLAERIVDGVLDGLRAR
- a CDS encoding MFS transporter: MSPHENTGHPRRWAILGVLVISLLVVVLDNTILNVALRTLADPVHGLGASQGELEWSINSYTLVFAGLLFTFGVLGDRAGRRRFLLIGLVLFGLASLLSAYAQSPAQLIAARALMGIGGAAIMPVTLSIISNVFDPRERGRAIGVWASAVGLAVAIGPILGGALLEHYWWGSVFLINVPVVALGVVLVALLVPESRDPDPGRVDVVGVLLSVVGLVALTYGIIDGGEHGFGRPLVWTAILGGLAVLAWFVAYERRTDHPSLDVRLFRVPRFAAPVAIVGLIFFAAMGVMFFSSFYLQLVRGFSPLETGLLYLPLAVAQLIFAPSSAAMVRRYGGRAVATVGLALTVVALGAFAFVDATTPIWVVLVVFFLQGAGMANIMPPATESIMSALPREKAGVGSAVSNTVRQVAGALGVAVLGSVLSAIYRADVDPALRDLPAGAREAAGESISGAYAAAGQLGPAAPQLIAVADDAFLAAMHWAAGLAAAIAALGILVVLRWMPGRPATPAGAPAAVEEPELAGTA
- a CDS encoding SPFH domain-containing protein, producing MPFGFTVAIIFAVALAISGLLAVAAPNRSTKRAATLAALGCLVGTAVFVVGSSAHSVPIRSVGIVTSFGKPTGKVTGSGLKWVAPWQKVGEWDAGRQKYDHIGGDHCVRVRTGTLADACVEVLVEWQVKPENAPKQFMDYKGDFDSFRGQRVGVQLDSAVNDAFATYNPLEKIDSSTGSLNVDLKPFAESIKASAETRLSNDVDILSVTITRVNHDDKTEGNIKAFQDKLAQTRNLEQDRKNAAIQKQITETNAKVDKVSRCLEIAERNGSNPGLCINPGIITGAK
- a CDS encoding aminotransferase class V-fold PLP-dependent enzyme; its protein translation is MEIAQAQKLWQPQPGWLNTASFGLPPQPAWDAVQEALADWRAGSTSWEGWGQATERSRAAFAGLVGVPVADIAVGSTVSQLLAPVAAALPAGATVVVPEVEFTSNLFPWLVQAERGVRVRTVPLAGLVDAIDADTDLVAFSLVQSADGAIAAYDEIVAAARAHGALVAVDATQACGWLPFEAGLADVVVVGAYKWLMAPRGSAFAYLAPALRERLRPDAAGWYAGDDPHASYYGPPLRLADDARRFDISPAWFSWVGTAPALELVAEIGVPAVQAHDVALANRFLAGLGRPPGDSAIVTVEVPGAAERLERAGVRAAVRAGRIRASFHVYSTEDDVDLALDALTG
- a CDS encoding RNA polymerase sigma factor is translated as MTADVEHLLRTEAPQVLGALVRRFGHFDVAEDAVQEALLTASRAWPVDGMPENPRSWLIRIGYRRMVDLLRSDQARRRREREAGVAELAMREPARRACPPPETDDSLTLLLLCCHPALSTTSQVALTLRAVGGLTTAEIAHAHGTTEATMGTRISRAKQQLARAGARFTPPTAADRHTRMVAVTQVLYLVFNEGYTASAGAELARVDLTREAIRLTRMLRDSLPDDAEVTGLLALMLLTESRRAARTGHDEELVPLDEQDRTRWNPDLIREGTALIDSVWNRREVGPYQLQAAVAAVHAAAASPESTDWPQIAALYLWLERLNPTAPVRLSRVVAVARAYGPVRGLALLDDLNRRFRLDREPLTRQRERAVRAHLREMTGDAADAATLYREAAILTDNQVERRYLLHRADRLD
- a CDS encoding YciI family protein is translated as MKYLLLSYTPAAAWDAATADVPSEEAMAAFAAYQEFERELTETGEYVGSEGLGHPVVSATVRPTPGGVVATDGPFAELKEVLASFAVIDVASRERAVEIASRIVEVLGEPIEVRPIMGEDFTA
- a CDS encoding DUF998 domain-containing protein — translated: MAPLAAPTVRRSPDHLLLAGALAGPVFFASAAAQMLTREGFDITRHPISQLATGSLGWIQITTFVLAGLGGLALAAGIRRTLTEGVGRRALPILVGIFGAGLVAAGLFTMDPEHGFPAGTPDGPADRMSWHGVAHSTAATVAFTALAVAAIVLAVRCVRRRAVLPAVLSGLAALVLLLPMSPDRMSIQIAVNGLVAFTWTTVLALSLRRSA
- the dnaE gene encoding DNA polymerase III subunit alpha, which codes for MGDSFAHLHVHTEYSMLDGAARLKDLFAEVKRQGMPAVAMTDHGNMHGANDFYKQAMAAGVTPILGIEAYVAPESRFHKKRVRWGRPEQKSDDVSGSGGYTHMTIWAKNKTGLKNLFALTSRSYTEGFFVKWPRMDAELLAASAEGLMATTGCPSGEVQTRLRLGQYDEALKAAARYQEIFGKENYFLEIMDHGISIESRVRQELHDISRKLDIPPVVTNDSHYTHESQAEAHDVLLCVQTAANVADPNRFRFDGSGYYIKSADEMRTIDNSDLWLEGCRNTLLVAEKVDPAGMFEFHNLMPRFPVPDGETENSWFRKETFAGLARRYPGGIPDGHVTQAEYELGVITQMGFPSYFLVVADFIQWAKNQGISVGPGRGSAAGSLVAYALGITDLDPIQHGLIFERFLNPERVSMPDVDIDFDERRRGEVIKYVTDKWGEDKVAQIATFGTIKAKAAIKDSARVLGYPYAVGDRITKAMPPAVMGKDIPLEGIFDPKHPRYAEAGELRGMYEAESDVKKVIDTARGIEGLIRQTGVHAAGVIMSAEPIIDHIPLMRRDSDGVIITQFDYPTCESLGLLKMDFLGLRNLTIIDDAVKNIELNHGRKLDLLELPLDDKVAYELLARGDTLGVFQLDGGPLRSLLRMMKPDNFEDISAVIALYRPGPMGADSHTNYALRKNGLQEVTPIHPELEDPLREILAPTHGLIVYQEQVQRAAQILAGYSLGQADLLRRAMGKKKKEILDKEFIPFRDGCRERGYSDGAIQAVWDVLVPFAGYAFNKAHSAAYGLVSYWTAYLKAHYPAEYMAALLTSVGDDKDKMALYLAECRRMRIQVLPPDVNTSAGPFTPVGKEIRFGLGAVRNVGANVVAAIMRCREEKGDYADFYDFLSKVDAVVCNKKTIESLIKAGAFDSLKHSRKALLVVHAEAIDAYADVKRKEAVGQYDLFGAGFGDSDANSTTVMPVIGDGEWDKRDKLAFEREMLGLYVSDHPLFGLEHVLGAAADCTIASLSEDGTVPDGAVVTLAGILSGVQRRVTKQGRAWASATLEDLAGGVEALFFPNTYEVIGQYIAEDAIVVVKGRVDRRDDTPRIMAMDMSMPDVSSSPGSKPITLTIPVHRCTPPLVELLKETLVLHPGDTEVHVKLLNGGRTTTLRLGPFRVAATTALMGDLKSVLGPANVS